The following proteins are encoded in a genomic region of Cryptomeria japonica chromosome 11, Sugi_1.0, whole genome shotgun sequence:
- the LOC131041068 gene encoding UDP-glycosyltransferase 79B30-like, producing the protein MGIPTINFIVVGMAAMSFAIRHNRQRLPDIPMAEDLTIPLPGFPSLVVRFRTFEARKESKGLTFTNRLSISVEESWAMLSNTCRELEGKFVDYFERSTERFMFPVGISMPSLPPRPDADRCLAWLDRQPDCFVVFACFGSECPLTTQDLATLLLGLEESEISFLCGLFGHAGAELQSV; encoded by the coding sequence ATGGGCATTCCCACCATAAATTTCATAGTAGTTGGCATGGCGGCCATGAGTTTTGCAATACGACACAACAGGCAACGACTGCCCGATATTCCAATGGCCGAGGATCTAACTATACCGCTACCCGGATTCCCCTCATTGGTTGTCCGCTTTCGAACCTTTGAAGCTCGGAAGGAAAGTAAGGGCCTCACCTTCACAAACCGCCTTTCTATCTCTGTGGAGGAAAGCTGGGCAATGCTTAGCAATACTTGCCGAGAGTTGGAAGGCAAATTTGTGGACTATTTTGAAAGAAGCACCGAGCGGTTCATGTTTCCCGTGGGGATTTCCATGCCCAGCCTGCCACCTCGGCCTGATGCAGACCGTTGCTTGGCCTGGCTGGACAGGCAACCCGATTGTTTTGTTGTGTTTGCGTGTTTCGGCAGTGAATGCCCTCTCACCACCCAAGATCTCGCTACTCTCCTGTTGGGGTTGGAGGAAAGTGAAATTTCATTCCTGTGTGGTCTTTTTGGCCACGCGGGGGCTGAGTTGCAGAGTGTCTAA
- the LOC131065349 gene encoding putative UDP-rhamnose:rhamnosyltransferase 1 has product MADHRQLHVVMLPWLAHGHITPYLDLAKGLLSHGLRISFLSTPLNIARIKKQIVPGIELVELPLPSVDGLPSGVESTAGLSEIGRTDLVPLLVQAIDLCEEPLGALLKLLSPNFVIHDPLLYWIPRVAKKKGIPTINLMVVNMAAMSFTIGQLRQGLPEIPTAEDLTVPPPGFPSLGVRRRIFETRKDLPLYQNKRHNICDDLAFMDRLSLSVEESWATACNTCRELDGKFVDYFQRITGRLMFPVGISMPSLPLRPDADRCLDWLDKQPAHSVVFASFGSECVFTAQELGALLLGLDECKIPFLCVLLGNAAAELHQGFEDHTHGRGLVITEWAPQLHILNHPSTGAFLSHCGWNSVTEGLRFGQPFVALPIQYEQGITARLIAEDLKLGVEVRRNEEDGSFTKEDVAKAVRAVMVEEEGKRIKSNVEEISRVLTSNDCQVRRTNIRNFVSALKDKASSKQTV; this is encoded by the coding sequence ATGGCAGATCATCGCCAGCTTCACGTGGTGATGTTGCCTTGGCTTGCACATGGCCATATAACACCCTACCTAGACCTAGCCAAGGGCCTCCTCTCTCATGGCCTCAGAATTTCCTTCCTCTCCACTCCGCTTAACATTGCACGGATAAAAAAGCAGATAGTGCCTGGAATTGAGCTGGTGGAGCTCCCACTGCCATCTGTGGATGGCCTGCCCTCAGGCGTCGAGTCCACCGCAGGTTTATCAGAGATAGGAAGAACAGACTTAGTGCCGCTGCTCGTCCAAGCGATAGATCTTTGCGAGGAGCCCTTAGGAGCTCTCCTGAAACTGCTTTCCCCAAATTTTGTCATACATGATCCGTTATTGTACTGGATTCCTCGGGTTGCCAAGAAAAAGGGCATTCCCACTATAAATCTCATGGTGGTTAACATGGCTGCCATGAGTTTCACAATAGGGCAGCTCAGGCAGGGACTGCCCGAAATCCCAACAGCCGAGGATCTGACTGTACCGCCACCCGGATTTCCCTCATTGGGCGTCCGCCGCCGAATTTTTGAAACCCGGAAGGATCTGCCGTTGTATCAAAACAAGCGGCATAACATTTGTGATGACCTCGCCTTCATGGACCGCCTTTCCCTGTCTGTGGAGGAAAGTTGGGCAACGGCTTGCAATACTTGCCGAGAGTTGGATGGGAAATTTGTGGACTATTTTCAAAGAATCACCGGGCGGTTAATGTTTCCCGTGGGGATTTCCATGCCCAGCCTGCCGCTGCGGCCTGATGCAGACCGTTGCTTGGACTGGCTGGACAAGCAGCCTGCTCATTCTGTGGTGTTTGCGTCCTTCGGCAGTGAATGCGTTTTCACCGCCCAAGAGCTCGGTGCTCTCCTGTTAGGCTTGGACGAATGTAAAATTCCGTTCTTGTGTGTTCTTCTTGGCAATGCGGCAGCTGAGTTACACCAAGGCTTTGAGGATCACACCCATGGCAGAGGACTCGTCATTACAGAGTGGGCGCCTCAGTTGCATATCTTGAACCATCCTTCCACTGGAGCATTTCTTTCACATTGTGGGTGGAATTCTGTAACTGAAGGCCTGAGGTTTGGACAGCCTTTTGTTGCTCTTCCAATCCAGTACGAGCAGGGCATAACTGCAAGACTAATTGCTGAGGATTTGAAGTTAGGAGTGGAGGTGAGAAGAAACGAGGAGGATGGTTCTTTCACTAAGGAGGACGTAGCTAAAGCTGTAAGAGCTGTGATGGTGGAGGAAGAAGGCAAGCGGATCAAATCCAATGTTGAGGAAATTAGTAGGGTGCTGACCAGTAACGATTGCCAAGTCCGTCGAACAAACATCCGCAACTTTGTCTCTGCGCTCAAGGACAAAGCCTCCAGCAAACAAACTGTCTGA